GCTACGCGCGGCCGCGACCGGCGTCCTCTGCACCTGGCCCGAACAGGCCTCGGCCGTGCCGGCGCGGGCCGCGCTCGGGGCGGTCGTCGCCGACCTCGGCGTGCCCGAGCGGGCGCCCGCCCACGACGGGCCGGGTTGTCGCGTCCGCTGCACCGTCGCGCCCGGCGCGGAGTTGCGCGCGGCCCTCGTCCTCCGCGTCGCGGCGATGATCGCGCCCCGCCACCGGGACCTCGAACTCGCCTTCGTCGGCCCCGGCGTGCGCGACGAGGCGCTCGCGATGCACGCCGCCGCGCTCGGCATCCGCCACCGCGTGACCTGGCACGAGACGCTCCCGGCCGACGCGCCCGACCCGGACGTCGCGTGGGTCGCGGCCGGGAGCGACGACGGCGCGTTCGCCGCGCTCGACGCGATGGCCGCGGGCGTGCCGGTGCTCGCCGAGCGCGGGAGCGCGCCCGCGCGCTACGTCGCCGATGGTATCACGGGGCTCCACCTCATCCCCGGCGACGTGCCGGCGAGCGCGGCCGTGCTCGCACGGCTGCTCGGGCAGGCGGACGCGCGGGCCGCGATGGGCGCGGCGGGGCGGAGCCGAGCGCGGCGCGCGTACGCCGAATCGGCGATGGTCGACGGGTTCGCGCGCGCGGTCGCCGCCGCGCGCGACCGGACGCGGTGGCGCCGGTGAGTCACGTGCCCGCGAACGCGCCCACGACGCGCCCGGTCGTCCTCCGCCACCGCGCCGAGTTCGTCGCGCTCCGCACCGCGCTCGCCGGGCTCGGCGCGCTACCCTGGGCGCGCGCGACCGCGGTCGGCGCCGCGCTCGGGCGCGCCGGGTACCGGCCGCTCGGCATCCGCCGCGACGTCGTCGAGTCGCAGCTCGCGGCCGCCTTCCCCGAGTGGCCCGCCGGCCGGGTGCGCGAGGTGGCGGCGGCCTCCTACGCCTCGCTCGGCCGCACGACGATCGAGGCCGCGCTGCTCCCCGCGTTAGGCACGGGCGGCGTGCTCGCGCTGTTCGCCGAGGTCGACGGGTGGGACGTGCTCGAGGCCGCGCGCGCCGAGGGCCGGGGCGTCATCCTCGTCACCGGCCACCTCGGGAACTGGGAGGTCGGCGGCTCGTACGTCGCCGCGCGCGGCGTGCCGATCGACGGGATCGCGCGGCAGCAGGAGAACCCGCTGTTCGACCGCTTCCTCACGGGCACCCGCGAGCGGCTCGGGATGCGCGTCGTGTGGGACGGCGAGGCGGTGCGGCGCACGCCGCGCGCGCTGCACGCGGGGCGCGTGGTCGCGTTCCTCGTCGACCAGGGGACGTTAGGCCTCGCGTCGACGTGGGTCCCCTTCTTCGGCCGCCCGGCCAAGACCCCGCGCGGGCCCGCGGTGTTCGCGCTCCGCCTCGGGGCGCCGCTCGTCTTCGCCGCCGCGGTGCGGCGCGCTGACGGCCGCTTCCGCCTCGGCTTCGAGCGCGTGCCGGTGGTGCCCACCGGCGACCGCGAGCGCGACGTCGACGCGATCGTCGCCGCGTACACCGCGACACTCGAACGCTGGGTCCGCCGCACCCCGGAGCAGTACTTCTGGCAGCACCGGCGCTGGCGGCACCAGCCCGCGCCGGGCGACCGGGTGGGGGAGGATGACTGACCGCGCCGTGGAGACCGCCGCCGCCGCGCCGTCGGCGCGCGCGTGGGTCGCGCTCCGCGCCGACGGCCGCGCGCGCCTCGGGCTCGCCGCGATTGCCGTGCTGCTCGTCGCGGCCGCGGGCGCGCCGCTGCTCGCCCGCCACGACCCGGCCGCGATCGACCTCGGCGTCGCCCTCGAGCCGCCGTCCGCCGCGCACTGGTTCGGCACCGACGTGCAGGGGCGCGACGTCTGGGCCCGCCTGCTCTACGGCGCCCGCGTCTCGCTCGCCGTCGGCGTCGGGTCGCAGTGCATCGCGCTCGCGTTGGGCGTCGCGCTCGGCCTCGTCGCCGGCTACTACGGGCGGTGGGCGGACGACCTCGTCATGCGACTCGCCGACGTCACGCTCGCCTTCCCGACGCTCCTCCTCCTGATCGCGATGGCGGCCGCCTTCTCGCCCTCGATCGCGACGGTGGTCGTGACGATCGGCGTCGTCGGCTGGGCGGGGATGGCGCGGCTCGTCCGGGGGCAGGTGCTCGTCGTGCGCACGGCGGAGTACGTGCAGGCGGAGCGCGCGCTCGGCGCCGGCGACCTGCGCGTCATGCTGCGCCACGTGCTGCCCAACGTGATCGCCCCGGTCGTCATCGCTGCGACGCTCGGCGTGGCCGGCGCGATCATGGCGGAGGCGGCGCTGTCCTTCCTCGGGCTCGGCGTCCAGCCGCCGACGGCGAGCTGGGGGGCGATGATCGCCGACGGGCGCGACCTCGCGCAGCTGCGCGGCGCGCCGTGGACGTCGCTCGCCCCCGGGCTCGCGATCGGCGTCGCCGTGCTCGGCTTCAACCTCGTCGGCGACGCACTCCGCGACGCGCTCGACCCGCGCGCGGCCGCCGTGCGCGGCCCCGAGCGCCGCCGCGGGCGCGTGCGCCTCCTCCGCCGCGCCGACGTCCCGACCGACGCGGGCGCGGTCCCCGTCCGCCGCTAACCGTCCGCATGACCTACGACGTCGAGGCGCTCCGCCGCGTCGAGTTCCCCTGGGCCGCGCGGGGCGAGGCGGCCTACCTGAACAACGCCAGCACGGGCCCGCTGCCCGCGCGCACCGTCGCGGCCGTGTCGGAGTTCGTCGCCCGCCGCGCCGAACCGTACCGGATCGGGGACTCGGAGCTGTTCGACACGCTCGCCCGCGTGCGCGACGGCGTCGCCCGGCTGGTCGGCGCGGAGCCGGGCGAGGTCGCCTGCATGCCCAACACGACGTACGGGCTCAACTTCGCGGCCCGCGCGCTCCCGTTAGGCCCGGGCGACGTCGTGCTGACCTTCGACGGCGAGTTCCCGGCCAACGTCTATCCGTGGATGGCGCTCGCCGTGCGCGGCGTGCGGCTCGAACTCCTCCCGGGGACCGCCGAGGGGCTCCCCGACGAGGCCGCGCTGCTGCGCGCGATCGCCGAGCGCGACGACGTGCGCGCGGTGACGGTGAGCTGGGTGCAGTTCGCGAGCGGGTACCGCGTCGACCTCGCCGCGATCGGCGCCGCGTGCCGCGCGCGCGGCGTCTGGTTCGTCGTCGACGCCATCCAGGGGCTCGGCGCCTGCCCGCTCGACCTGCGCGCGACGCCGGTCGACGTGCTCGCCTGCGGGGCGCAGAAGTGGCTGCTCGCGCCGTGGGGGACGGGGTTCGTCTACGTGCGGCGCGAGCTCGTCGCGCGGCTCGCGCCGCAGGACGTCGGCTGGCTCGCCGTGCGCGGGGCCGACGACTTCGCGCGCCTCACCGACTACGACTACACGCTCCGCGACGACGCGCGGCGCTTCGAAGTCCTCACGCTGCCGTTCCACGACTTCGCCGGGCTCGCGGCCAGTCTCGACCTGCTCCACGCGCTCGGGCCCGACGCGGTCGCGGCGCACGTCGCGGCGCGGGCCGATCAGATCGTCGCCTGGGCCGCGGCGCGCGACGGCGTCACGCTCGTCACGCCGCGCGACCCGGCGCGGCGCGCGGGCGTCGTCTCGTTCCGCCTGCCGGACGCGGCCGCGGCGTCGGGGCTGCTGCGTGCGGCCGGGGTCGCGCACTCGGTGCGCGAGGGCGCGGTGCGCCTGTCCCCGCACGGTTACAATTCGGCCGCTGACGTCGACCGCGCGCTCGACGTGCTCGACGCGCACCTCCGCGCCGGCTGACGCGCCCGCCTACCTGCGGGTCGACCAACCTCGTCCTTGACTGCTCCCGACATGCCGACCCCGCGTCGCGCCCGCCCGATTGCCGCCACCGCCGCCCTCCTCGCGCTCGTGCTGGGCGCCGCCTGCCACGGCCGCAACGACGGCGCCCGCGACGGCGCCGGCGGCGCGAGCATGGGCGCTGGGGGCCCCGGCCAGCCCGGGCCTCAGCCGGGGGAGAACGCCGACACCGGCCTGACCGCCGCCGGCACCCCGGGCCCGACGCGCGCCACGACGACGACCAACACGCAGGCCAAGGCGGAGAGCGCGGCGTCGGTCAACTCCAAGCAGCCGGGCGCCCCGGGCGCGGGCGGCAGCGCGGCGGCCGCGGGCGCGACGAAGCAGTAGCGCCGCCGGGCGACTGCCTAACGCATCCCGCCGGCGGGGGCGCCAGCACGAGCGAGGTGACCTCGACGCCCAACGCGCCGGAGGTGCGTCCGCGGACGTCCGCGCCGCGGGTGGCGGGGGCGGGCTCCGGAGACCTTGGCGTGTGCCGCGGGACCGACGGAGGCGAGCACACACGTGCCGGCCACGCGCGGACCCCGCGCGGACCCCGCGCACCAGTGCCCGGGCGCTGCATCGTCACGGGCGCCGGACGCGCGACGTCGAACCGGCCGTCGACGTTGCGCGCCGGGGACGCCGAGCCCATGACGTCGCCATTTGCTGGAGCGATTCAGCCCCGAACACTAAGAAGTCCACGCGTGCCGCCGCGCGAGCCGGTGTGCGGTGACCCCGGGCGGCGAGCGAGGGTGCATAGCCGTGTGTGGGCGGTCGAACCCATTCGAACCGCCCCGAACGCCTCCGAACCTGGCATAGTGGGTCTGTTGTAGCGGGACCGACCCGTAGGCCGGCGCTGGTGTGGCGGCGTGTTCGGCAGTTCGGCTTCGGCAGTTCGGCCGCCGTCCGCGGGCGTCCGCGCGGCCCATTCTTCATTTACGTGTCCCTCGAGGAGGGGAGAAGTCATGGCATCAGTTCGTAGGTGCGCCGGGGCGTCCGCCGGTGCGCTGTTCCTCGCCGCGGTCCCGGCGGTCGCGCGCGCCCAGACGGGGACCATCTCCGGCCGCGTGGTCGACTCGGTCTCGCAACAGGGCGTGCCGAGCGTGAACGTGATCCTGGTCGGCACGACGATCGGCACGGAGACGCGCCCGGACGGCAGCTTCACCCTCGCCCGCGTGCCGGTCGGCGCGCGCGCCGTCCGCGTCGCGCGCATCGGCTTCGCCGCCCAGACGCACACCGTCGACGTGACCGACGGCGGCACGGCGACGCTCAACTTCCGGCTCGGCGCGCTCGTGGCCCGGCTCTCCGAGGTGGTCGTCGCACAGGCCTACAGCGGCGGCGGCGGGCAGGACCGCCGCAACGTCACCGGCTCGGTCGCCGCGGTCGACAGCACGCTCTTCAACAAGGGACGCGTCGACAGCCCCGAGCAGCTGATCCAGGCCAAGGTGCCGGGTGTGCAGGTCGTGAGCGACAACTCGCCGGGCGGCAGTATCTCGGTGCGCATCCGCGGCCAGGCGTCAGTCAACGGGGTCACCGACCCGCTCTTCGTAGTCGACGGGATCCCGATTCCGGTCGGCGGCGGCCTCTCCGCCGGGCGCAACCCGCTCAACTTCCTGAACCCGCAGGACATCGCCAACATCACCGTCCTCAAGGACGCGCAGGCCACGGCGATCTACGGATCGCGCGGCGCCAACGGCGTCGTCCTCATCACCACCAAGAACGGCACCCAGGGCGGCCCGCAGGTCACCTACGGCTCCAATTACAGCAACCGCTCGATCGCCCGCACGCCGAGCTATGTCGGCGCGGACCAGTACCGTCAGATCGTCCAGCAGTACGCCCCGGCCAACGTCTCGGTGCTCGGCAACGCCAACACCAACTGGCTCGACGCCGTCAAGCAGACCGGCGGGGGCACGGAGCAGAACTTCGCCGTCGGCGGGACGCGGCAGGACTTGCAGTACCGCCTCTCGCTCAACTACCTGACCGACAACGGCGTCCTCAAGGGCGACAACACGAAGCGCGTCTCCGGCCAGTTCAACTACGCCGACCGCCTGTTCCACAACGTGTTCGACGTGCAGGCGACGCTGCGCGCGGTGCGCACCTACGACAACTACGGCGCGGGCAGCTACCTCGCCGACGTGTACGGCTACCCCTCGACGCAGCCGATCTACAACCCCGACGGCAGCTTCTACGAGATCAACAACTTCAACGCGGCCAACAACCCGCTCGCCCGCCTCGCCGCGACGACCAACAAGGGGCAGACCGACCGCGGCATCGGGAACCTGCAGTTGCGCGCGAACGCCCCCTTCCTCACGGGGCTCTCGGGCACGGTGCGCGGCAGCTTCGACGCGGCGCGCTCGGCCCAGACGATCTTCACCCCCACGACCGACCCGACGCAGCGGTTCGTAATCGACTCGCTCCAGGGCTCGTACTTCCAGAACCTGCCCGAGGCGACGACGCTCGTCCTCGACGCGTACAGCAACTACGTCCACCGGCTCGAGTCGGCCCGCGCCGACCTCGACCTCACGGCCGGGTACTCGTACGAGACGTTCCGTGGCAACAACGCGCAGTTCACCTCGATCGGCCTGAGCACGAACGCGCTCGGTACCGGCGGCATCCCCTCGGCGACGCGTACCTTCACGCCGGCGGTCAACGTGCAGGAGAGCCGCCTCGCGTCGTTCTTCGCCCGCGCCAACGCCACGATCGCCGACAAGTACCTGGTCGGCTTCTCCGTGCGCCGCGACGGATCGTCGCGATTCGGTACGAACAACCAGTGGGGCAACTTCCCGGCGGCGAGCGTGGGCTGGCGGCTGTCGGAGGAGAGCTTCCTCAAGGACCGGCTCCCCGGCGTCTCGGACCTCAAGCTGCGCTACTCGTACGGCCTGAACGGCAACCAGCCCTTCGCCAACTACCTCGCGCAGCCCACGTACAGCTACTCGAGCGCGCAGTCGGAGGTGCAGTTCGGGAACACCTTCGTCCCGACGATCCAGCCGTCGGCGGCGAACCCGAACCTCAAGTGGGAGCAGTCGGCCACACACGACCTCGGCCTCGACTACGCGCTCTTCCGGGGGCGCGTCAGCGGCACGTTCGACTACTACAACAAGAAGACGACCAACCTGCTGTTCAACGTGCCGGTGGCGTCCGGGACGAACTTCAGCAACTACGTCCTCGAGAACATCGGCTCGCTGCGCAACGCCGGCTTCGAGGCGGGCCTCAACGTGAGCGTGCTGCAGGGCGGCGCCGGCCGGCCGCTCGGCGGCCTGCGCTACGACGCCAACTTCGCGGCGTCGACCAACCGCAACCGCGTGCTGTCGATCAGCGGCGCCGGCGGGGCCTCGCGGATCAACACCGGCGACATCGGCTTCCAGACCGTCGCGGTGGTGCAGCCGGGGCTGCCGATCAACACGTACTACGTGTTCCGGCACGTGAACGACGCCAACGGCAACCCGGTGGTCGGGCCGAACACGACGTCGAGCGGAACGGACGCCACCAAGTACTACGTGGACCAGAACCACGACGGGCAGATCGACCAGAACGACCTCGTGCCGTTCCACAGCCCGCAGCCGCGCTGGATCCTCGGCCACACGTCCAACTTCGCGCTCGGCCGCGCGGACCTCAGCTTCACGCTGCGATCTTACCTGGGCTACTGGGTGTACAACGCCGTGGCCTCCACGCAGGGCTCCTACTCGGTCGTGCAGCAGGGCGGCGCCCCGCGCGCCCTGAACACGGCGGCGCTCAAGTACAACTTCGTCACCTCGCAGGTCCTCTCGGACCTGTACGTCGAGAACGCGAACTTCCTCCGGATGGACAACGTCACGCTCGGCTACTCGCTCCCGGCGTACCGGGCGTTCCGCAGCACGCGCGTGTTCGCCACCGTGCAGAACGTGTTCACCGCGACCAAGTACAGCGGCGTCGACCCGCTCGCCGCCGGGCTGGGCGGGATCGACCAGAACGCGTACCCGCTGACCCGCATCTTCACGCTCGGTCTCAACCTCGGCTTCTGAGGCCCGCCCGACCCATGCCTAACGCTTCCACGCTCCGCCGGACGCTCCGCCGCGCGCGCCGCACCTCCGCCGCGGCCGCGGCCGGCCTCGCGCTCGCCGGCGCCGCCGGCGTGAGCGCCTGCACCGACGTCACCGTCAACAACCCGAGCGCGATCAACAGCAACACCGCGTTCAGCGACCCCGGCGCCTACCAGGCCTTCCTCGCCAAGCTCTACGCCAACCTCGCCGTCAGCGGCCCGCTCGGCTCGGGGAACAGCGACATCCAGGGCATCGACCCCGGGTTCGCGCAGTACCTCCGGCTGCTCTGGCAAATGCAGGAGCTGCCGACCGAGGAGGCGGTCATCGCCTGGTCAGAACAGACGCTGCAGGACCTCAACCGGCAGACCTGGAGCGCGCCGAACAACTACTCGACCACGATGTACGCGCGCATCCTGTCGCAGGCGACGTTCGCGAGCGAGTTCCTGCGCCAGACGACCGACGCCCAGCTCGCCAGCCGGAACGTCCCGGCCGCGCAGCGCGCGCAGATCCAGGCGTACCGGGCCGAGGCGCGCTTCCTCCGCGCGCTGAGCTACTGGCACGCGATCGACATCTTCGGCAGCGTACCGCTCGTGACCGAGGCCACGCCGATCGGCGGCGCGGCGCCCGCGCAGGCCTCGCGCACCGACCTGTACAACTTCGTCGTGAGCGAGCTGACCGCCATCCGCGACCAGCTCCCCGCGAAGACGGCCGACACGTACGGGCGCGCCACCCCGGCCGCGGCGGACATGCTGCTCGCCAAGCTCTACCTGAACGCCGCGGTCTACACCGGCACGGCGCAGTACGCGAGCGCCCTCGCGGCCGTGCAACGCATCATCAGCTCGGGCGCGTACTCGCTCGACCCGAGCTACCAGCACCTGTTTCTGGCCGACAACAACACGTCGCCGGAGCTGATCTTCGTGGTCACGCAGGACGGGGCGCACACGCAGGGCTTCGGCGGGACGACGTTCATCATCCACGCCGCGCTCGGCGGCGCGCTCAACGACAGCGCGGTGACGAGCTTCGGCGTCGGCGGCGGCTGGTACGGGCTGCGCGCGAAGCCCGAACTCGTCGCGCTCTTCGGGGCCGACACGACGGCCGGCACGGACCAGCGCGCGTCCATGGTGTACGGCAACGGGCAGACCCTCGGGATCGAGGACCTGACGCAGTTCCCGCAGGGGTACATGATCCGCAAGTACCGCAACATCACGTCCGCCGGCGTGCCCGGCTCCGACCAGACCTACGCGGACACCGACTACCCGATGTTCCGGCTCGGCGACGCGTACCTGATGTACGCCGAGGCGTTCCTACGCGGCGGCGGCGGCGACCAGGGGACTGCGCTCGGCTACGTCAACGCGCTCCGGACGCGGGTCGGGGCGGCGCCGATCACGGCGAGTCAACTCACGCTCCCCTTCATCCTCGACGAGCGAGGCCGCGAGCTGTTCTGGGAGGGGCACCGCCGCACGGACCTCGTGCGCTTCGGGGTCTTCACCGGCGGGACCAAGCTCTGGACGTTTAAATTCGGCGTGCCAACGGGCGCGGCGAGCCCGGCGAGTCACGACCTGTACCCGATCCCGGCCAACGAGCTGTCGGCCAACCCGAGCCTCAAACAGAACCCGGGGTACTGAACCGGGGCACCAAGCCGGCCGCGGTAGGCCGGAGCCCTGGCCGCCTGACGCGTCCGGTCGTCCCGAGGCCCGCGGTCGTCCGGGCGTCGCGAGGGACCTCCTCTCCGCGGGGACGGGCCAATCCCGTCGCCTCGGACAGCAGGTCCCTCGCTGCGCTCGGGACGACACCCGCCACCATCTATGCCGCGCTCTCACGCCTTCGCGCTCTCCCTCGCCGCACTGACCGCCTGCGGCGGCTCCGACACAACGACCGCCCCGCCCGTCGTCACCGCACCCTCGCCGCGGCCGACGCTCGCCGCCACCTACCGCGCGAGCGGCCACGCCGCCGCGGGCGACACGTTCGTCGAACTCTTCGAGTGGCGGTGGGCGGACGTCGCCTCAGAGTGCGAGAGTATGTTAGGCCCGGCCGGCTACAAGGCCGCGCTGGTGTCCGCGCCGCAGGAGTCGGCCGTCATCGCCGGCTTCCCGTGGTGGCAGCGCTACCAGCCCGTCAGCTACAGCATCGCCCGGAGCCGCTCGGGGACCGGGGCCGAGTTCGCGGGCATGGTCGCCCGCTGCAAGGCGGCCGGGGTCGACGTCTACGTCGACGCCGTCCTGAACCACATGACGGCGGGGAGCGGGACCGGGAGCAACGGCACCATCTACACCAAGTACAACTACCCGGGCACGTGGCAGCAGGGCGACTTCCACACGCCGTGCGCGGTGAGCAACTATCAGGACGCGGCCAACGTGCAGGAGTGCGAGCTCGTCGGCCTGGCCGACCTCAACACCGGGTCGGCGAGTGTTAGGCAGAAGCTGGCGGATTACCTCGCCGGCCTCGCGCGGCTGGGCGTCGCGGGCTTCCGGCTGGACGCGGCCAAGCACATCCAGCCCGTCGAACTCGACAGCGTACTGAGCCTTGCCGGTCGCACCCTCGCCGCGGAAGGGCGCGCGGTGCCGTACTACTTCGCCGAGGTGGTCGACTACGGCGGCGAGACGGTGCACGCGACCGACTACCTGGGGCTCAACTACACGGCGGGCGGCGCGTCGGACATCACCGAGTTCAAGGTCACGGGGCTCGGCAGCAAGTTCCTCAACACCGGCGGGCAGCGCGTGTCCGACCTGCGGACGTTCTCGGTCGCCAACTGGGGCATCCTGCCGGCGGACAAGGCGGTGGTCTTCCTCGAGAACCACGACACACAGCGCGACGCGACGGACGCGGGGTTCACCTACCGCTACGGCCCGCTGTACCGGCTCGGCATGGTCTACCTGCTAGGCCAGCCCTACGGCTACCCGTCGGTGATGTCGAGCTACGCCTTCGACCGCAGCACGCAGGCCGGGCGCGACGCGGGGCCGCCGTCGGACGCGGCGGGGAACACCACCCCCGTGACGTGCGCGTCGTCGCTCGAGACGGCCACCGTCGGCGAATGGGTGTGCGAGCACCGCGACCCGACGCTGCGCGCGATGGTCGCCTTCCGCCGCGCGGTCGCGGGCACGGACCTGACGTGGAACTGGGACGACGGCCAGAACGCGGTCGCCTTCTCGCGCGGCGCCAAGGGCTTCGTGGCGATCAACAGCAACGGCACGTCCGCGCACGTCACCACGGCGGGCGGGCTCGCGGCGGGCGAATACTGCGACGTACTCACCGGGGGCCACGCCGCCGCGGGCGGCTGCGCCGGCACGCGCGTGACGGTGCGCGCGGGCGGCGCGGTGGACCTCGTCGTCCCGGCGAAGACGGCCGTGGTGTTGGAGGCGGGAGTCGGCCCGTGAGGCGCGCCACGGACGAGGCGGCGGGGCGGTCCTCGGGGTGACCCGCGGGGCGACCGCACCCCGACTCCCTCGCGCACGTCAATCGCCGGTCACCCGCACGAGCGCGTAGTCGCGCGCGCCCTTGCGCAGCAGCAGGTACCGTCCGGCGAGCAAATCCCCCTCGGCGAGCGCCCGCTCGCCCGCGGAGAGCCGGCGCCCGCTCGCCGTCAGCCCGCCCTGCTCCAGCAGCCGCCGCGCCGCCCCCTTGCTCGGCGCGAGCCCGGCCGCGACGAACAGCTCCGGCACGTCGATCGCCGTTAGGCTGTCCGCAGGGCGCGCGACCTCGGTCACCGGGAACTCCTTCGACAGCGCCCCGACCGCGGCCGGCGACAGCGCGTGCGGGTCGCCCTTGGAGAAGAGCAGCGCCGAGAGCTCCTGCGCCACGCGCGCGCCCTCCGCGCCGTGCACGCGGCCCGTGACGTCGTACGCGAGCGCGTGCTGCGCCTCGCGCCGGTCCGGCCGCTCGGCGGTCGCCCGGTCGAGCGCCTCGACCTCCTCGCGCGCGAGCTGGGTGTAGTAGCGCAGCAGCCGCCCCACGTCGCGGTCGTCGGCGTGGATCCAGAACTGGAAGAACTGGTACGCCGACGTGCGCTGCGGGTCGAGCCACACCGCGCCGCCCTCGGTCTTGCCGAACTTCTGCCCGCCCGCCGTCGTGAGCAGCGGGAACGTGAGGCCGTGCGCCTGCGCCCCGTCCATCCGGCGCACGAGGTCCGCGCCCGCGGTGATGTTCCCCCACTGGTCACTCCCGCCCACCTGCACCGTCACGCCGTAGCGGCGCCGCAGCTCGACGAAGTCGTACGCCTGCAGCAGCATGTACGAGAACTCCGTGTACGAGATCCCCGTCTCCATGCGCGCGCGCACGCTCTCCTTGGCGAGCATCACGTTCACCGAGAAGTGCTTCCCGACGTCGCGGAGGAAGTCGATCGCGTTCAGCGGCGCGAGCCACTCCCCGTTGTCGGCCACCGCCGCCGCGGCCGGCCCGTCGAAGTCGAGGAAGCGCTCGAGCTGGGCGCGGATCGCCCGCGCGTTCTCCTCCACGACGTCGCGCGTGTTCAGCTGCCGTTCGGCCGTCTTGCCGCTCGGGTCGCCGATCATCCCCGTCCCGCCGCCGACGAGCGCGACGGGGCGGTGCCCGTACTGCTGCAGCCGCACGAGCCCCATGATCGGCAGCAGGTTACCGACGTGCAGGCTCGCCGCGGTCGGGTCGAACCCGCAGTACGCCCGCGCCGGGCCGGCCGAGAGGTGGGCGGAGAGGCCGTCGGTCGCCTGGTAGAGGAGCCCGCGCCACGCGAGGTCATCGAGCAGCGGGTCGCCCTGCGCGGGGTCCGGGGGCGAGTGGTCCGGGGCGGCCATCGGGACGTCGGCGCTCGTGTCGGTCATGCTGCCAAAATACCCCGGCCGGGGTACCGGAGCCCGTCGCCCGCCGAAACACCCGGACGCGGCCGTTAGCTTGCCTGCCGTATGCCGTCCGCCTCGCCCCCGCCGAAGTCTCCGCCCAACCGCGCCGCGCCCCGGCGCCCGCGTCGTGCCGCGCCCGGGTGGCTCGGCCGCCACGCGCGCCTCGTGCGCGGCGTCGCCCTCACACTGACCTTCGGCGTCGCGGCCGCGTTCGGCGCGATCTACGCCGGCTGGGTGCTCGTCTGCCAGAACGGGGCGTGCCCGTCGGTCGCCTCGCTCGAAGGCTACAACCCGCGGCAGACGTCCAAGCTCTTCGCCGCCGACGGCCGGTTCGTGGCCGAGATCGGCAACGAGCGGCGCACGCTGGTGAAGCTGGGCGACATCCCCGACGTCGTGAAGCAGGCGTTCCTGGTCACCGAGGATAAGCGCTTCTACGACCACAGCGGCGTCGACTGGCTGCGCGTGCCGGGCGCGCTCCTGCGCGACGTCCGGTACCGGTCGTTCAAGGAGGGCTTCTCGACGATCACGATGCAGCTCGCGCGCAACGTCTTCAGCGACGACATCAGCCGCGAGAAGACGCTCGTCCGCAAGCTGCGCGAGGCCAAGGTGGCGCGGCAGATCGAGCAGCAGTACTCGAAGGACAAGATCCTCGAGCTCTACCTCAATCAGATCTACCTCGGCGCGGGCGCCTACGGCGTCGAGACGGCGGCGCACCGCTACTTCGGCAAGGGCGTGCGCGACCTGAACCTGGCCGAGG
This is a stretch of genomic DNA from Gemmatimonadetes bacterium T265. It encodes these proteins:
- a CDS encoding outer membrane protein, giving the protein MPNASTLRRTLRRARRTSAAAAAGLALAGAAGVSACTDVTVNNPSAINSNTAFSDPGAYQAFLAKLYANLAVSGPLGSGNSDIQGIDPGFAQYLRLLWQMQELPTEEAVIAWSEQTLQDLNRQTWSAPNNYSTTMYARILSQATFASEFLRQTTDAQLASRNVPAAQRAQIQAYRAEARFLRALSYWHAIDIFGSVPLVTEATPIGGAAPAQASRTDLYNFVVSELTAIRDQLPAKTADTYGRATPAAADMLLAKLYLNAAVYTGTAQYASALAAVQRIISSGAYSLDPSYQHLFLADNNTSPELIFVVTQDGAHTQGFGGTTFIIHAALGGALNDSAVTSFGVGGGWYGLRAKPELVALFGADTTAGTDQRASMVYGNGQTLGIEDLTQFPQGYMIRKYRNITSAGVPGSDQTYADTDYPMFRLGDAYLMYAEAFLRGGGGDQGTALGYVNALRTRVGAAPITASQLTLPFILDERGRELFWEGHRRTDLVRFGVFTGGTKLWTFKFGVPTGAASPASHDLYPIPANELSANPSLKQNPGY
- a CDS encoding aminotransferase V — protein: MTYDVEALRRVEFPWAARGEAAYLNNASTGPLPARTVAAVSEFVARRAEPYRIGDSELFDTLARVRDGVARLVGAEPGEVACMPNTTYGLNFAARALPLGPGDVVLTFDGEFPANVYPWMALAVRGVRLELLPGTAEGLPDEAALLRAIAERDDVRAVTVSWVQFASGYRVDLAAIGAACRARGVWFVVDAIQGLGACPLDLRATPVDVLACGAQKWLLAPWGTGFVYVRRELVARLAPQDVGWLAVRGADDFARLTDYDYTLRDDARRFEVLTLPFHDFAGLAASLDLLHALGPDAVAAHVAARADQIVAWAAARDGVTLVTPRDPARRAGVVSFRLPDAAAASGLLRAAGVAHSVREGAVRLSPHGYNSAADVDRALDVLDAHLRAG
- a CDS encoding SusC/RagA family TonB-linked outer membrane protein: MASVRRCAGASAGALFLAAVPAVARAQTGTISGRVVDSVSQQGVPSVNVILVGTTIGTETRPDGSFTLARVPVGARAVRVARIGFAAQTHTVDVTDGGTATLNFRLGALVARLSEVVVAQAYSGGGGQDRRNVTGSVAAVDSTLFNKGRVDSPEQLIQAKVPGVQVVSDNSPGGSISVRIRGQASVNGVTDPLFVVDGIPIPVGGGLSAGRNPLNFLNPQDIANITVLKDAQATAIYGSRGANGVVLITTKNGTQGGPQVTYGSNYSNRSIARTPSYVGADQYRQIVQQYAPANVSVLGNANTNWLDAVKQTGGGTEQNFAVGGTRQDLQYRLSLNYLTDNGVLKGDNTKRVSGQFNYADRLFHNVFDVQATLRAVRTYDNYGAGSYLADVYGYPSTQPIYNPDGSFYEINNFNAANNPLARLAATTNKGQTDRGIGNLQLRANAPFLTGLSGTVRGSFDAARSAQTIFTPTTDPTQRFVIDSLQGSYFQNLPEATTLVLDAYSNYVHRLESARADLDLTAGYSYETFRGNNAQFTSIGLSTNALGTGGIPSATRTFTPAVNVQESRLASFFARANATIADKYLVGFSVRRDGSSRFGTNNQWGNFPAASVGWRLSEESFLKDRLPGVSDLKLRYSYGLNGNQPFANYLAQPTYSYSSAQSEVQFGNTFVPTIQPSAANPNLKWEQSATHDLGLDYALFRGRVSGTFDYYNKKTTNLLFNVPVASGTNFSNYVLENIGSLRNAGFEAGLNVSVLQGGAGRPLGGLRYDANFAASTNRNRVLSISGAGGASRINTGDIGFQTVAVVQPGLPINTYYVFRHVNDANGNPVVGPNTTSSGTDATKYYVDQNHDGQIDQNDLVPFHSPQPRWILGHTSNFALGRADLSFTLRSYLGYWVYNAVASTQGSYSVVQQGGAPRALNTAALKYNFVTSQVLSDLYVENANFLRMDNVTLGYSLPAYRAFRSTRVFATVQNVFTATKYSGVDPLAAGLGGIDQNAYPLTRIFTLGLNLGF
- a CDS encoding peptide ABC transporter permease, which produces MTDRAVETAAAAPSARAWVALRADGRARLGLAAIAVLLVAAAGAPLLARHDPAAIDLGVALEPPSAAHWFGTDVQGRDVWARLLYGARVSLAVGVGSQCIALALGVALGLVAGYYGRWADDLVMRLADVTLAFPTLLLLIAMAAAFSPSIATVVVTIGVVGWAGMARLVRGQVLVVRTAEYVQAERALGAGDLRVMLRHVLPNVIAPVVIAATLGVAGAIMAEAALSFLGLGVQPPTASWGAMIADGRDLAQLRGAPWTSLAPGLAIGVAVLGFNLVGDALRDALDPRAAAVRGPERRRGRVRLLRRADVPTDAGAVPVRR